Proteins from one Pseudomonas sp. KBS0710 genomic window:
- a CDS encoding sigma-70 family RNA polymerase sigma factor, with translation MSVGEPPFQREITLLYSEHHGWLLSWLRRKLGCRQNAADLAQDTFARILNARESVASIREPRAYLSTTARRLLIDQARRKQIEQAYLQELALTVDALEGFQSPEQIHTTLEALEHIAFILEGMHAYSRQAFVLYYLEEMTQQQIARQLKLSERTVRKYLIQALVHCGHSMDT, from the coding sequence ATGTCTGTGGGTGAACCGCCATTCCAACGGGAAATAACCCTGCTCTACAGTGAGCACCACGGCTGGCTGCTCAGTTGGTTGCGGCGCAAACTCGGTTGCCGCCAGAACGCGGCCGACCTGGCGCAGGACACTTTTGCGCGAATTCTTAATGCCCGTGAATCCGTGGCGAGCATTCGTGAACCGCGTGCTTATTTAAGTACCACGGCGCGACGCCTGCTGATCGATCAGGCGCGGCGTAAACAGATTGAGCAGGCTTATTTGCAAGAGTTGGCGCTCACGGTGGACGCACTGGAAGGGTTCCAATCGCCGGAGCAAATCCACACCACCCTCGAAGCGCTCGAGCACATCGCGTTTATTCTGGAAGGCATGCACGCATACTCGCGACAGGCGTTTGTGCTGTATTACCTGGAAGAAATGACTCAGCAACAAATCGCCCGCCAGCTCAAACTGTCGGAACGCACCGTGCGCAAGTACCTGATCCAG
- a CDS encoding response regulator, whose protein sequence is MSTARILIVEDEANIRRFVGIALQDEGFQVFEADSVKRALIHAASRQPDLVIVDLGLPDGDGKQLISELRGWLAVPILVLSARDREEEKVAALDAGADDYLTKPFGVPELLARIRAQLRRHGQTGAVAATSKVAFGEIEVDLSTHEVWRQGQPVHLTPIEYRLLCAMIRGQSRVLTHRQLLLEVWGLDYVERPHYLRVHMAHLRQKLEADPAQPQHFITELQVGYRLMGL, encoded by the coding sequence ATGAGCACTGCACGCATTTTGATTGTTGAAGACGAAGCCAACATCCGCCGCTTTGTCGGGATCGCCCTGCAAGATGAAGGTTTTCAGGTGTTCGAAGCCGACAGCGTCAAGCGTGCGCTGATCCATGCCGCCAGCCGTCAACCGGACCTGGTGATCGTCGACCTCGGCTTACCCGATGGCGATGGCAAGCAACTGATCAGTGAGTTGCGTGGCTGGCTGGCGGTGCCGATTCTGGTGTTGTCGGCGCGCGATCGCGAAGAAGAAAAAGTCGCCGCACTGGACGCCGGTGCCGACGACTACCTGACCAAGCCGTTCGGCGTGCCCGAATTGCTCGCACGCATCCGCGCACAACTGCGCAGGCATGGCCAGACCGGCGCCGTGGCGGCGACCAGCAAAGTGGCGTTTGGTGAAATTGAAGTGGACTTGTCCACCCACGAAGTGTGGCGCCAGGGCCAACCGGTACACCTCACCCCCATCGAGTACCGCTTGCTCTGCGCGATGATTCGCGGCCAGAGCCGGGTGCTCACCCATCGGCAGTTATTGCTGGAGGTGTGGGGCCTGGATTACGTAGAGCGCCCGCACTATTTGCGTGTACACATGGCGCACTTGCGGCAAAAACTGGAGGCGGACCCGGCACAGCCGCAGCATTTTATTACCGAGTTGCAGGTGGGATATCGGTTGATGGGGTTGTGA
- a CDS encoding M10 family metallopeptidase C-terminal domain-containing protein: MTIGSSTTSVVTSPSPRFTDLDGNGKIDIEVDFDGPQGQHFSSLGNIGYQGLNAVQQYELRFQMNKVSNDVNLVFHRKGEIDNPDGKIKFGTFQQNTSHTNDVVVRAPSDSSEPVEVYFNGNETEDPSIAEPDGFNKGGHTLTRALLYGLGVTPPKPEEEGGTRDSLGYSALSLKPETKTGHDFKGATVTSAQIDDQEQLESLYGRNAGAKPPYEINQLGNEGYGATTSISSGPGLSTHETIDASGDTNNQTIDMRPGSFSSVKGYKKNVSITSTTVVEDVKVGSGNNIITPNAVSNQITLGAGNNTVVYHNLWDSSPDRPDTIIGFKTGKDKLDLSQLPPRAGQDPNDHSNGIGVSFTEDGTYVARSRIIGPEGTHEGPWDFRVRVDGLQPSDIITWNAD; the protein is encoded by the coding sequence ATGACTATTGGCTCTTCCACGACTTCTGTCGTTACGTCCCCTTCTCCTCGTTTTACGGATCTTGACGGGAATGGAAAAATTGATATCGAAGTGGACTTCGATGGGCCGCAAGGGCAGCATTTTTCCAGTTTGGGCAATATAGGTTATCAAGGGCTTAATGCAGTGCAGCAGTATGAGTTGCGCTTTCAGATGAATAAAGTCAGTAATGATGTAAATCTGGTGTTTCATAGAAAAGGTGAAATAGATAACCCCGATGGAAAAATAAAGTTTGGTACTTTTCAGCAAAATACATCACACACCAATGATGTAGTGGTTCGTGCGCCCTCTGATTCGAGTGAGCCTGTCGAGGTCTATTTTAACGGCAACGAAACGGAAGACCCATCGATTGCAGAACCCGATGGCTTCAATAAAGGCGGTCACACGCTTACTCGTGCACTGCTGTACGGCCTGGGTGTAACCCCCCCAAAGCCCGAGGAAGAAGGGGGGACGCGTGACTCCCTGGGCTATAGTGCGCTCAGTCTTAAGCCAGAAACCAAAACAGGTCATGATTTTAAGGGAGCTACTGTCACCAGTGCACAAATCGATGACCAGGAACAGCTGGAGAGTCTCTACGGGAGAAATGCTGGCGCCAAGCCGCCCTATGAGATAAATCAGTTAGGTAATGAGGGTTATGGCGCGACAACCTCTATTTCAAGTGGGCCGGGCCTCTCTACCCACGAGACCATTGATGCCAGTGGTGATACGAATAATCAGACTATCGATATGCGCCCTGGCAGTTTTTCAAGTGTAAAGGGTTATAAAAAGAATGTGTCTATTACCTCAACTACGGTAGTTGAGGATGTTAAGGTGGGTTCGGGTAATAATATCATCACCCCTAATGCCGTCAGTAATCAGATTACCTTGGGGGCGGGCAACAACACGGTTGTTTACCACAACCTATGGGACTCAAGTCCGGACAGGCCCGATACCATTATTGGATTTAAAACTGGGAAGGATAAGTTGGATCTCTCTCAACTTCCCCCTCGAGCAGGCCAGGACCCTAATGACCACTCTAATGGCATCGGGGTTTCATTTACGGAAGACGGGACTTATGTTGCGCGATCAAGAATAATAGGACCAGAGGGGACGCATGAAGGCCCTTGGGACTTTAGGGTGCGTGTTGATGGGCTTCAACCGAGCGATATTATTACTTGGAACGCGGATTAA